A segment of the Sulfitobacter sp. D7 genome:
GAGCGTAGAAATGTTGGGTACGGGCGCGGGTGCCGTCGCGCTTGCCCAGACAAATCAGCATGACCTGGTCATTCTGGATCTGATGCTGCCCGAGGTGGATGGCCTGACGATCTGTCGTGAATTGCGCAAAACATCCGATGTGCCGATCATCATGACCACCGCGAAAGTAGAAGAAATCGACCGTCTTCTGGGTCTTGAACTGGGGGCAGATGATTACCTGTGCAAACCCTTCTCCCCGCGTGAGCTTGTCGCGCGGGTCAGGGCGGTTTTACGCAGACGCCCTATGGGTCAGCCCGCACAAAGCCCTGCCACGAACGACCGCCTTATCATCGACGGCGACCGGTGGCAGGCAACACTGGATGGCAGCCTCCTTGACCTCACACGCCGGGAATTCTCGGTGCTGCAGGCGCTTGCTTCCCGGCCAGGCCGCGTTTTTTCGCGCGACCAACTGCTTGCACTGGCCTTTCCCGGCGACACAGAGGTTTTTGACCGAACCGTCGATAGCCACATTCGAAACATCCGGCGCAAGATCGCATCGGTCAGCACTTGGGACCCGATCCGCTCTGTCTATGGGGTGGGATACGCCTACGATGGCTAAAGGGGCCGCCCCTCCCCCAACCTTTCGAGAATTGAGCCAGAAAAGCTACAGAGTGCATTTTTTTACGATCTGCATTCTCGCTGCATAATTGCTGCAAACTCACTGCTCAAAGAACATGGAAAAAGGCCCTGTGAATGGCGACTTAACGCCACAACAGGAGAACCTACGATGTTCATGGATAAACTTAGAGCACAACGCGAACAGGCTGCGGCCCAACGTAAGATCCCACTTTACCGGCCAACAGTACCCCGCATCAAAGGCAACCAAAGCATCATCCTCGCGATCACCTTCGCTGCTGTGGTTCTGGGCGCGCTTAACATTTCCGCCGTGCGCGCTGAAAGTGCTTCGGCAACGGATCAAGGTACCGTTTATGCGCAATCTGCGCCTTCTGGTCAGGGCGAACGCGCAGGCCGCCCGCCGCGCGAAGCTATTGAAGCTTGCGAGAATGTCGAGCCACAGTTTGCCTGCGAGTTCTCGGGCCGCGATGGCGGCACCGTTCGGGGCACCTGTATGTCCCCCAAAGCAGATGTGCCACTGGCGTGCGCCCCGGCCAATATGCCGAAGAAGGGTTAGGTCGCGCTTCGCCACGAGATTGCGA
Coding sequences within it:
- a CDS encoding response regulator, giving the protein MARILIVEDEIALAEVVRDYLLADGMSVEMLGTGAGAVALAQTNQHDLVILDLMLPEVDGLTICRELRKTSDVPIIMTTAKVEEIDRLLGLELGADDYLCKPFSPRELVARVRAVLRRRPMGQPAQSPATNDRLIIDGDRWQATLDGSLLDLTRREFSVLQALASRPGRVFSRDQLLALAFPGDTEVFDRTVDSHIRNIRRKIASVSTWDPIRSVYGVGYAYDG